The Cucumis melo cultivar AY chromosome 5, USDA_Cmelo_AY_1.0, whole genome shotgun sequence genome has a segment encoding these proteins:
- the LOC103491370 gene encoding probable LRR receptor-like serine/threonine-protein kinase At1g07650 isoform X3, giving the protein MRLVELSFMGNKLSGPFPKVLTNITTLRNLSIEGNQFSGRIPPEIGKLVNLEKLVLSSNGLTGELPKGLAKLSNLTDMRISDNNFSGKIPEFISNWAQIEKLHIQGCSLEGPIPLSISTMTSLTDLRISDLKGGRSPFPPLSNIKSMKTLILRKCFIFGEIPKYIGDMKKLKNLDLSYNDLTGEVPASFERLDKIDYILLTGNKLNGIIPGWILGSNKNVDLSNNNFTWENSSPAECPRGSVNLVETYSPSAEKLTRIHPCLKRNFPCSASREQHHYSLHINCGGKETFIRGERYEADREGASMFYTGQNWAFSSTGSFMDNDVDADNYIVTNTSALSNVSASDSELYTKARNSPQSLTYYGLCLINENYTVKLHFAEIVFINDSSFNSLGRRVFDVYIQEKLVLKDFDIEHEAGGTGKPIIKTFTVAVTSHTLKIHFYWAGRGTTGIPLRGNYGPLISAISVDPNFTPPKNHGKKHYTIIIIGTTAAAFVLLLLVLCIMRRIGWLGGKASVYKELRGIDLQTGLFTIRQIKAATKNFDAANKVGEGGFGAVYKGLLSDGTIIAVKQLSSKSKQGNREFVNEIGMISALQHPNLVKLYGCCVDGNQLMLIYEYMENNCLSRALFRNDPGFKLKLDWPTRQKICLGIARGLAYLHEESRLKIVHRDIKTSNVLLDKDFNAKISDFGLAKLHEDDNTHISTRVAGTIGYMAPEYAMRGCLTSKADVYSFGVVALEIVSGKSNTNYRPKEDFVYLLDWASVLQEKGSLLELVDPALGSDYSSEEAMVMLNVALLCTNASPTLRPLMSQVVSMLEGRTPVQALLSDPGFSAINSKLKALRNHFWQQLSPTHSLSLDDFPSDSLSSIVDLEAEENYNLVRSHSVKRTGIEN; this is encoded by the exons AGTTCTGTCATCAAATGGCCTCACCGGAGAATTGCCTAAAGGGCTAGCAAAATTGTCGAACTTAACTGATAT GAGAATAAGTGACAACAACTTCTCTGGAAAGATACCTGAGTTCATTAGTAATTGGGCACAGATTGAAAAACT GCATATACAAGGCTGCTCCCTCGAAGGTCCCATACCCTTAAGTATCTCCACAATGACAAGTTTAACTGATCT GAGAATATCTGACTTAAAAGGTGGAAGGTCTCCTTTTCCACCGTTGAGCAATATAAAATCCATGAAGACGCT GATCCTGAGGAAGTGCTTCATTTTTGGAGAAATCCCGAAATACATTGGGGacatgaaaaaattaaaaaactt AGACCTCAGCTACAATGACTTGACTGGCGAAGTTCCTGCATCTTTTGAACGACTGGATAAAATAGATTACAT ATTGTTGACAGGAAACAAGCTCAATGGAATTATTCCTGGTTGGATTTTAGGGAGCAACAAGAATGT AGATCTCTCTAACAACAATTTCACCTGGGAAAACTCGAGCCCAGCTGAGTGTCCTCGTGGTAGTGT AAATTTAGTTGAGACATACTCACCGTCTGCAGAAAAATT AACTAGAATCCATCCCTGCCTAAAAAGGAACTTTCCATGTTCTGCATCAAGGGAACAGC ATCACTACTCCTTGCACATTAACTGTGGCGGTAAAGAAACATTTATAAGGGGTGAAAGGTATGAAGCAGATAGAGAAGGTGCTTCAATGTTTTATACTGGTCAGAATTGGGCTTTTAGCAGCACCGGAAGCTTTATGGACAATGATGTTGATGCTGATAACTACATCGTGACGAATACATCTGCTCTTTCTAATGTCTCTGCGAGTGATTCTGAACTGTATACAAAAGCGAGAAACTCTCCTCAATCTCTTACATACTATGGGCTATGTCTCATAAATGAGAATTATACTGTTAAACTTCACTTTGCAGAGATTGTATTTATAAATGACAGTTCGTTCAACAGCCTGGGAAGGCGAGTTTTTGATGTGTATATTCAG GAAAAGCTAGTCCTGAAAGATTTTGATATTGAACATGAAGCAGGGGGTACAGGTAAGCCCATTATAAAAACATTTACTGTAGCTGTCACAAGTCATACATTGAAGATCCATTTCTACTGGGCTGGAAGAGGAACAACAGGAATTCCACTTAGAGGAAACTATGGTCCTCTGATATCAGCTATTTCTGTAGATCCCA ATTTTACACCTCCTAAAAACCATGGGAAGAAGCATTACACCATCATAATTATTGGGACAACAGCAGCAGCTTTTGTTCTCCTTCTTCTGGTGTTATGTATTATGAGGAGAATAGGGTGGCTGGGAGGCAAGGCATCCGTATATAAAG AACTTAGAGGTATAGATCTGCAAACAGGATTATTTACAATAAGACAGATTAAAGCAGCCACTAAAAATTTTGATGCTGCAAACAAAGTTGGGGAAGGTGGTTTTGGTGCGGTTTACAAG GGCCTCTTGTCAGATGGTACTATAATTGCAGTCAAGCAGCTGTCGTCAAAATCAAAGCAAGGAAATCGAGAATTTGTTAATGAAATAGGCATGATATCTGCACTGCAACATCCAAATCTTGTGAAGCTTTATGGATGTTGTGTTGATGGGAACCAACTAATGTTGATTTATGAATACATGGAAAATAATTGCTTATCACGTGCCCTTTTCA GAAATGACCCAGGTTTTAAATTGAAGTTGGACTGGCCCACCAGGCAGAAAATTTGTCTGGGAATAGCTAGAGGTTTGGCCTATCTGCACGAGGAGTCAAGACTAAAAATCGTACATCGGGATATCAAGACAAGTAATGTGTTGCTTGATAAGGATTTCAATGCTAAAATTTCTGATTTTGGCTTGGCTAAGCTTCATGAAGATGACAATACCCACATCAGTACTAGAGTTGCCGGAACCAT TGGTTATATGGCACCTGAATATGCAATGCGTGGATGCTTGACCAGCAAAGCTGATGTTTATAGTTTTGGAGTTGTTGCCTTGGAAATTGTCAGTGGCAAAAGCAATACCAACTACAGACCCAAAGAGGATTTTGTTTACCTTCTTGATTGG GCATCTGTTCTGCAAGAAAAAGGAAGTCTATTGGAGTTGGTGGATCCAGCCTTGGGGTCAGATTATTCATCAGAAGAAGCAATGGTGATGCTGAATGTGGCTCTCCTCTGCACCAACGCATCCCCAACTCTTCGGCCTCTAATGTCTCAAGTGGTCAGCATGCTCGAAGGACGAACTCCAGTTCAAGCACTTCTTTCTGATCCTGGGTTTTCAGCCATCAATTCCAAATTGAAAGCTCTCAGAAATCACTTTTGGCAACAATTGAGCCCTACACACAGTTTATCATTGGACGATTTCCCTAGTGATTCATTGAGTTCGATTGTGGATCTGGAGGCAGAGGAGAATTACAATCTAGTAAGATCCCATTCTGTTAAAAGGACTGGAATAGAAAATTAG